AAAAATAGTAAAGAAGGTTCGCCAACTCCCTtcaaaatgtttttaaagaaattaaagataaacaaaaagaaagatggtaatggtaatacaGTCTCCACTGCTGGTGAGAAGAGAGATCCTTCCGTTGAAGACATTGCAGAGTTGAATGATATTCCAGATAATATTTCAGTTGGTACTAATGATGATTCTCTTGTTTCTGATGACTCTtcaacttcaaataatactgctaataataagaaaccaaagaaatcaaaaaaatcaaaaccacTTGAAAACCATTCTGATGCCAATacaaatgaataaataaataaaataaaacaaataataaaacaaaaaaaataaaaaaaaaaaatactttaaaaaaaaataaataataattaaaacaaaaaaattgatttctatttataattaaaagtttGGATTCTATTTTGGATTTATCATTATGAAAGTTTGTGGAATATAAAGtcactatttttttattttattcaataatttcCTATTATTTCTGTGCTAAATATTATAgttataacttttttattttttttttaattttttttttcaatattctTTTTGTGAATTTGTATTAGAAGACATTAAATATTAACACTAGagtatattttaattttacaatttggGGATTTGAAATGAATTCACAGTATTCCTGCcgaatattaaaaaatatttttatcttaTTTAAATCTATAAACTATTATCCTggaactaaaaaaaaaaaaagcaataaaaaatttaaagaaatatggtatcatttaattcttaatagttatttaataattaaattactaCCACACATTTATAGTAGCTCCAGAAACTTATACTGATAGAagtattatatttaaaatacttCCATCATTCCGAGTGGTATCTCTgtatgaattaaaaaaatttcttggaatagaaataatattttattttttttttttttttttttttttttaattcttggtGTTACTTTATTCTttcaaattttcaataataaactATGCACTATCTGATTTACAAGttcattttaatatttttattattaaaaaaattttaaaataataaaattattaatttaaaaaaaaataataattctttatttatttggttttttgttttaattttttgatttatttagtttttttttttactttttatttatttgattttataattatttgattttttatttattttttattgtttagttttttttttttttttttttttggcccattcaattttttttgtctTTTGACgatgttttttgttttttcattactaatttcaaaatctactgtgtaattaattattaattcaacgaaaaaaaaaaacaattctgggattttaaaaaaaaaaaaaaaaaaacccaaaatGGTGTTATTTACATTCACAAAAatgtgaaaaaaataaaactatatatggaaaaatgtaatttttaCAGATTTAaacaaacaattaaaaaatataaaatttaaaaaaaaaaaaaaaaaggtaaaaaagtaataaaaaaatgaatataaaaagttttattttatttttttattattattttctaaacaaaaacatatttaatatatatattataatttactaTAGactatataatttaaataaaaaaaaataaaataatttttaaaataaataaataataaatgaaccCATATGATCCTTATCCTCAACAATTCTATCCAGGAATGGGAGTCCAGCCAGAAGTATTTGTACCCCCAATGGGTATCCAACCAGTGGTGCAACCAATGATTCAGCCAGGAATCCAACCAATGATTCAACCAATGATTCAGCCAATGCAACAATCCTATTATCCCCCAAATGGATATTCTGTATACGATAATggttatcatcatcaccatcatcaccatcgcaatccatttttttaaaaaatatctccacacatttataaataaaattgcttaaaaagaaaaaaagaattttaaataataaataaaaaaaaaaaaaaaaggaataaaatattaaaaaaataaaaattttaattttaaatacagTTTAATGgattttatttcttaaacAAACCAAGTTCATTAAATATGCATTAAATGAagatagtttttttttttttttttttttttttaggtgattttttttttaagatattttttttttttttttgattttttttttttttttttttttttttggttgtgATTATTATAAAGAATAGAGATATTTTGAtatgtttttataaaattgaacattttgaattctttttgtttGTGGCCTTATCTCTATCTGGGAAAATAACAGCTTTAATAGCTTCGTCGAAAACTTGTTTGAGACCTTTTTGAGTTAAAGCGGAACATTCCATATAACAAAAggctttaatttcttttgccATTTGTTCACCTTGTTGGAAGGTGAgtggttgttgatgtttttCTCTGAGTTTTTCTAAACTTTCTTTGTCTTCTCTTAAATCACATTTTGTACCAACTAAAATAATTGTGCAGTTTGGACAATGATGTGTGACTTCAGGCCACCATTTAGATTTTACATTTGTATATGAAGTTTGACTTATAATAGCGAAACAAATAAGAAAAACATCGGTTTGTGGGTATGAAAGTGGTCTTAAACGATCATAATCCTCTTGACCAGctgtaaataaatataaaaaaaaaaagaaacaaataaatataaaaaaaaaagagttagTTTTTTCCTTTCATAAAccaatatttataattgtgtttgatgttattattttttttaaaaaaaacataccaGTATCCCAAAGACCTAATGAAACAGTTTTATTATCTACCATAACATTTGCTGAATAGTTATCAAATACAGTTGGAACGTATTCTGTTGGGAAAGAATTTGATGtataagaaattaataaacaagtTTTACtgtaaaaatgattattttaaggaaaaaaaattagtaatcAATCAGATAACAtagtttatattattatattatagttttcattattattatcactattattatattatcatcattattgtcattattattattattattattattattattattattattattattattattattattattattattattattattattattattattattattattattattattattattattattattattattattattattttattattatcgtcattattattatcattaaaagtattaataattattccattaattattactattactattgctattattattattattattattattattattattattattattattattattattattattattattattattattattattattaatatcttaGAATCTATTGTTCAATATAATCACTTACCCAACAGCACCATCACCTACTACCaccaatttaattgattgcaTGATTATGTAAACTTTTTAACCtgttatattttaaaatattgagTTAGAGAacttgaatttataaatgcTGAGTTTGATATAGAGATTTAATTCCTCTCTTCTCGtccaatatattttttttttaaaaatttttttttttttttttttttttttttctaaatataACCCtaccttttttattaatattattattgttttgttttgttttatttttttattttattttattttatattattactgtATTGTTGATGATATTTAATatgatatttataaatgtatTGGtaccaatatttaaaatatatacgAGCAATTGTAGGTTAGTTTAatgtatatttaaaattttcaaaaaaaaaaaaaaaaaaaattgttttttttttaattttttttttttaattttttttaattttttttaatttttttttttttgggtctGCTTACCAAACAAAATATTAtacaattatattattaaaataaaattttttttttttttttttttttttttttatctatgGGTACACTAAAAACTatatttagttttaataatatgaaataaaagaatgaaaaaaaaaaaaaaataaaaataataaaaaaagagttagtttttttatttttttatttttttttattttatttttttatttttttttttaatgttttgaGGGGATTTAATGTGGttagaaaaataaatgattggtggtggaaaaaaaaaaaaaaaaaaaaaaaaaaaagaggaagGGAAAGAGAGAGAAGAAATATAAAATGATAAACAAAAGTGTTATGAAATGGTAtgatatttacaattttttattataaaaataatattttttttttattttttgttgtttttgtgtgatgatgaaaaaaaaaaaaaatttttgaaaaaaaaaaaaaaaaaaaaaaaaaaaagaaaaaaaaaaaattaaaataaaaaaaaaaaaaaaaaaaaaaaaaataaaaattttaaaaaaaaaaaaaaataaaaaaaattttatattaaaaatttt
This region of Dictyostelium discoideum AX4 chromosome 3 chromosome, whole genome shotgun sequence genomic DNA includes:
- the racB gene encoding Rho GTPase; the encoded protein is MQSIKLVVVGDGAVGKTCLLISYTSNSFPTEYVPTVFDNYSANVMVDNKTVSLGLWDTAGQEDYDRLRPLSYPQTDVFLICFAIISQTSYTNVKSKWWPEVTHHCPNCTIILVGTKCDLREDKESLEKLREKHQQPLTFQQGEQMAKEIKAFCYMECSALTQKGLKQVFDEAIKAVIFPDRDKATNKKNSKCSIL